From Rhodococcus antarcticus, the proteins below share one genomic window:
- a CDS encoding ESX secretion-associated protein EspG has protein sequence MNPRTLGRFTPDELGVLAGLLTLARWPFPLQVRSSAPTEDALRRAELDAHERLTAGGVVRGGRVEPDLEGALRTLTRPAVQVDVSGFAGPDLADAVRILAAHTGGPGVLAHQLPGPAEHVGGDVVIAVLPRAALPAAVADALFRALPARPPGRVGPLSVARADLASPAGTSVTRSAGRSPVEGAREQLDVLARGPFTTGGQLAVSRAAPGGAEDRRCTLRWFDVDGDGRYLVDSSRGVDLTPGDEDTLTRALTAQLPR, from the coding sequence GTGAACCCGCGCACGCTGGGGCGGTTCACCCCCGACGAGCTGGGGGTCCTCGCCGGGCTGCTGACCCTGGCTCGCTGGCCGTTCCCGCTGCAGGTGCGCAGCAGCGCCCCCACCGAGGACGCCCTGCGCCGGGCCGAGCTCGACGCCCACGAGCGGCTCACCGCCGGCGGCGTGGTCCGCGGAGGCCGGGTGGAACCCGACCTGGAGGGTGCGCTGCGCACCCTGACCCGGCCCGCGGTGCAGGTCGACGTCTCCGGGTTCGCCGGCCCCGACCTGGCCGATGCCGTGCGCATCCTCGCCGCCCACACCGGCGGCCCCGGGGTGCTCGCCCACCAGCTGCCCGGCCCGGCCGAGCACGTCGGCGGCGACGTGGTGATCGCCGTGCTGCCCCGGGCCGCGCTGCCCGCCGCGGTCGCGGACGCCTTGTTCCGGGCCCTGCCGGCGCGACCGCCGGGCCGGGTGGGACCACTGTCGGTGGCCCGGGCGGACCTGGCGAGCCCGGCGGGCACCTCGGTCACCCGCTCGGCGGGCCGGAGCCCGGTCGAGGGCGCCCGCGAGCAGCTCGACGTGCTGGCCCGCGGACCGTTCACCACCGGCGGGCAGCTCGCCGTCAGCCGGGCCGCGCCGGGCGGTGCCGAGGACCGGCGCTGCACCCTGCGCTGGTTCGACGTCGACGGGGACGGCCGCTACCTCGTCGACTCCTCCCGGGGGGTCGACCTCACCCCCGGGGACGAGGACACCCTCACCCGCGCACTGACCGCGCAGCTGCCGCGATAG
- a CDS encoding septum formation family protein: MSRHSLSPYQPDPEPPLPPPRPVLDRALQLVLALATVGIVIVATLGVRNTSAGAVPSNSATVGTCHSFLTVEEFYTTSDVSPAVPCDGPHQTEVVAVRSYTGATAAQQQRPGVEVLGAVSRGLCTAAELRTYLGARERDDPVALQQVIRWTTPGEWAGGAREYRCELMLARSVDGGTPTLFTPARDVLGGSTGSAEYRHCHDATTAQDVSCDRPHTGEYVNAFLPAPAANTPEGLTLTAWAQDACAALVQEYTGGRPGVRVDAVRVGYAATSTGACLAVPAGGRVVGTVAPGDGS; encoded by the coding sequence GTGTCGAGGCACTCGCTGTCGCCGTACCAGCCCGATCCAGAGCCCCCGCTGCCCCCGCCCCGGCCCGTCCTCGACCGTGCGCTCCAGCTCGTGCTGGCCCTCGCGACCGTCGGGATCGTCATCGTCGCCACGCTCGGGGTTCGCAACACCTCTGCGGGCGCGGTTCCGTCGAACAGCGCAACGGTGGGGACGTGCCACTCCTTCCTCACGGTGGAGGAGTTCTACACCACCAGCGACGTGTCGCCGGCCGTGCCGTGCGACGGGCCCCACCAGACGGAGGTCGTGGCCGTGCGCTCCTACACCGGGGCCACTGCTGCCCAACAGCAGCGTCCCGGGGTGGAGGTGCTGGGAGCCGTGTCGCGAGGCTTGTGCACCGCGGCGGAGCTCCGCACCTACCTCGGTGCCCGTGAGCGCGACGACCCTGTCGCCCTCCAGCAGGTGATCCGGTGGACCACCCCCGGTGAGTGGGCCGGTGGCGCGCGGGAGTACCGCTGCGAGCTGATGCTGGCCCGCTCCGTCGACGGTGGCACGCCGACCCTGTTCACCCCCGCCCGCGACGTCCTGGGTGGGTCCACCGGATCGGCGGAGTACCGCCACTGCCACGACGCGACCACGGCCCAGGACGTGTCGTGCGACAGACCGCACACCGGGGAGTACGTCAACGCCTTCCTGCCTGCTCCAGCCGCGAACACGCCCGAGGGGTTGACGCTCACCGCGTGGGCGCAGGACGCGTGTGCAGCCCTGGTGCAGGAGTACACCGGCGGGCGCCCAGGGGTGCGCGTGGACGCCGTCCGCGTCGGGTACGCCGCCACCTCGACCGGGGCGTGCCTGGCCGTCCCGGCCGGGGGGCGCGTCGTGGGCACCGTCGCCCCGGGAGACGGGTCGTGA
- the wecB gene encoding non-hydrolyzing UDP-N-acetylglucosamine 2-epimerase, which translates to MTDAPADTVPGPHENRLGAGADVHVVVGTRPEAVKVAPVVLALRAAGLRTALVDTGQQPARVHEALASFGLVPDVHLGVVRRDGGLAELMALTLTAFDGHLAAAPPRLVLVQGDTTTALTVSLAGALRQLPVAHLEAGLRTGDRARPFPEEMNRVLLAGVAELHLAPTPRALAALLREGVPRERIVVTGNTVVDALDAVLPALRAQPRPTLAARPDGARLLVVTVHRREAWGEGVRAVCGAVATLLEAHPDLRAVVVTHPNPAVAADVAAVLDGVERARVVPPLPYDEVLALLLHTDLLLTDSGGLQEEAPTLGLPVLVARDTTERPEGIEAGWAELVGLDPAVIVAAATAALAGGGSLPTTPNPYGDGRAAQRTAAAIGWFLDGGPRPVEWDGTA; encoded by the coding sequence ATGACCGACGCCCCAGCAGACACCGTGCCGGGGCCGCACGAGAACCGCCTCGGGGCGGGTGCCGACGTCCACGTGGTCGTCGGCACCCGCCCCGAGGCCGTGAAGGTGGCACCGGTGGTGCTCGCGCTGCGAGCGGCAGGGCTGCGCACCGCCCTCGTCGACACCGGTCAGCAACCGGCCCGGGTCCACGAGGCGCTGGCCTCGTTCGGCCTGGTGCCCGACGTCCACCTGGGTGTCGTCCGGCGCGACGGTGGGCTGGCCGAGCTCATGGCGCTGACACTGACAGCGTTCGACGGCCACCTGGCCGCCGCTCCGCCGCGGCTGGTGCTGGTGCAGGGCGACACCACCACCGCCCTCACGGTGTCCCTGGCGGGAGCCCTGCGGCAGCTGCCCGTCGCCCACCTGGAGGCAGGGTTGCGCACCGGGGACCGGGCGCGACCGTTCCCCGAGGAGATGAACCGCGTGCTGCTGGCGGGGGTGGCCGAGCTGCACCTCGCGCCCACGCCTCGGGCGCTCGCGGCGCTGCTGCGCGAGGGCGTGCCGCGCGAGCGCATCGTCGTCACCGGCAACACCGTCGTCGACGCCCTCGACGCGGTGCTCCCCGCGCTCCGTGCGCAGCCGCGTCCGACGTTGGCGGCGCGGCCCGACGGAGCGCGACTGCTCGTGGTCACGGTGCACCGGCGGGAGGCTTGGGGCGAGGGGGTGCGGGCAGTGTGTGGCGCGGTGGCGACCCTGCTCGAGGCGCACCCGGACCTGCGTGCGGTGGTGGTCACCCACCCGAACCCCGCCGTCGCTGCGGACGTGGCCGCCGTGCTCGACGGCGTCGAGCGGGCCCGGGTGGTGCCACCGCTGCCCTACGACGAGGTGCTCGCCCTGCTGCTGCACACCGATCTGCTGCTCACCGACTCCGGCGGCCTGCAGGAGGAGGCACCCACGCTCGGGCTACCGGTGCTCGTCGCCCGGGACACCACCGAGCGCCCGGAGGGGATCGAGGCCGGCTGGGCGGAGCTGGTCGGGCTTGATCCCGCCGTCATCGTGGCCGCCGCCACCGCGGCACTGGCGGGGGGTGGGTCGCTGCCCACCACGCCCAACCCGTACGGCGACGGCAGGGCGGCGCAGCGGACCGCGGCGGCCATCGGCTGGTTCCTCGACGGCGGCCCCCGTCCGGTCGAGTGGGACGGAACGGCCTGA
- a CDS encoding glycosyltransferase translates to MIIDGVGPAVNTLAIVLCVAFLAYVISILVPYLRQVPTTPGRAADLHWHLLLPCLDEDSVIERTVHRLLQTAPLAELWCIDDASDDTTPVVLAALAAAHPRVHVVSRRLPMARQGKGPALNAGWEAIGEHLDLLQPGVDRTRVVVGVVDADGRLDPSALDVLAGPRVFGDPAVGAAQIQVRMLNRGRDDIDGDDPAPTTWLGRALVDLQDVEFRTVISAMQLLRRRLGSVGMGGNGQFTRMAVLDQIAVEHGVPWQGALLEDFELGLHVLLAGHRNQYCDDVWVAQEALPTPAALIRQRTRWAQGGMQCSKYLPAVLTSAKISTPAALEIAYFLLIPWTQLIGSVVYTTALGVMGYYAFTTPGGVTSWFTAGGWGVFLLAAFFGVAPVAVWGPVYRRTCERTTSRTRALTLGLLHWVYTYVLLVAVWKAFGRFLRSESGWVKTSRVLRTSTHPAPDRPVRSYLNGASSGGAHRAGRVT, encoded by the coding sequence GTGATCATCGACGGCGTCGGACCGGCGGTGAACACCCTGGCCATCGTCCTGTGCGTCGCGTTCCTCGCCTACGTCATCTCCATCCTGGTGCCGTACCTGCGGCAGGTGCCGACGACGCCCGGTCGCGCCGCCGACCTGCACTGGCACCTGCTCCTGCCCTGCCTGGACGAGGACTCGGTCATCGAGCGGACGGTGCACCGGCTGCTGCAGACGGCGCCGCTGGCCGAGCTCTGGTGCATCGACGACGCCTCCGACGACACCACCCCCGTCGTGCTGGCCGCACTGGCCGCTGCGCACCCCCGCGTGCACGTGGTGTCCCGTCGCCTGCCGATGGCTCGCCAGGGCAAGGGGCCGGCCCTGAACGCCGGCTGGGAGGCCATCGGCGAGCACCTGGACCTGCTGCAGCCGGGCGTCGACCGCACCCGTGTGGTGGTGGGGGTCGTCGACGCCGACGGTCGGCTCGATCCCTCCGCGCTCGACGTGCTGGCCGGCCCGCGCGTGTTCGGGGACCCCGCGGTCGGTGCGGCGCAGATCCAGGTGCGCATGCTGAACCGCGGCCGCGACGACATCGACGGTGACGACCCGGCGCCCACCACCTGGCTCGGTCGCGCGCTCGTGGACCTGCAGGACGTGGAGTTCCGCACCGTCATCTCCGCGATGCAGCTGCTGCGCCGCAGGCTGGGCAGCGTCGGGATGGGCGGCAACGGGCAGTTCACCCGGATGGCTGTGCTCGACCAGATCGCCGTCGAGCACGGGGTTCCGTGGCAGGGCGCGCTCCTCGAGGACTTCGAGCTGGGGCTGCACGTGCTGCTCGCCGGGCACCGCAACCAGTACTGCGACGACGTCTGGGTCGCCCAGGAGGCACTGCCCACCCCCGCCGCGCTCATCCGCCAGCGGACCCGGTGGGCCCAGGGCGGCATGCAGTGCTCCAAGTACCTGCCGGCCGTGCTCACCAGCGCGAAGATCAGCACGCCGGCGGCCCTGGAGATCGCGTACTTCCTGCTCATCCCCTGGACCCAGCTCATCGGGTCGGTCGTCTACACCACGGCCCTGGGGGTCATGGGCTACTACGCGTTCACGACCCCCGGCGGTGTCACCAGCTGGTTCACCGCCGGCGGCTGGGGCGTGTTCCTGCTCGCGGCGTTCTTCGGCGTCGCGCCGGTCGCCGTGTGGGGCCCGGTGTACCGCCGCACCTGCGAGCGCACCACCTCACGGACCCGCGCCCTCACCCTGGGGCTGCTGCACTGGGTCTACACCTACGTACTGCTCGTTGCGGTGTGGAAGGCCTTCGGCCGCTTCCTCCGCTCCGAGAGCGGCTGGGTCAAGACCAGCCGAGTACTCCGCACGTCCACCCACCCTGCTCCGGACCGTCCGGTCCGGAGCTACCTGAACGGGGCCTCCTCGGGGGGCGCCCACCGAGCTGGGAGAGTCACATGA
- a CDS encoding IclR family transcriptional regulator domain-containing protein, which produces MRTDGHCLVDQELEQGLRSIAVPVRGRSGAVVAAMNESTQAARRSAAPLQREVLPALRACADAVERDLLAP; this is translated from the coding sequence GTGCGGACGGACGGTCACTGCCTCGTGGACCAGGAGCTGGAGCAGGGGCTGCGCAGCATCGCGGTGCCCGTGCGGGGACGGAGCGGAGCGGTCGTGGCGGCCATGAACGAGAGCACCCAGGCCGCCCGCCGCAGCGCCGCGCCCCTGCAGCGCGAGGTGCTGCCGGCCCTGCGCGCGTGCGCCGACGCGGTGGAGCGTGACCTGCTGGCCCCGTGA
- the pcaDC gene encoding bifunctional 3-oxoadipate enol-lactonase/4-carboxymuconolactone decarboxylase PcaDC — protein sequence MTIAHEVLGPPDAPVLVLLNSLGSTRAMWDPQVGPLSDRLRVVRTDARGHGESAVVDGPWTVADLGRDVLELLDELGVARAHLVGLSLGGATAQWIAVHAPERVHTLSLLCTSAHWPDVQPWIDRAAAVRADGVASIAPAVVGRWFTPELAQRDPALVAWAQAMVASTPAEGYATACEALATWDGRADLGRITAPTLVVAGDLDPATPPAMLREIAEGVPGAALHVLPRASHLANLEQAGTVTGLLLAHVLGQGSYEQGLATRRAVLGDAHVDRSLAGVTPFTAGWQEFITRTAWGDVWNRPGLDRRTRSIITLTALVALGNEHELVTHVRAAVTNGLTEDEIGEVLLHTAVYAGVPRSNRAFAVAQEALHPTAPPL from the coding sequence ATGACCATCGCCCACGAGGTGCTCGGCCCGCCCGACGCGCCCGTCCTGGTGCTGCTGAACTCCCTCGGCTCCACCCGCGCCATGTGGGACCCCCAGGTGGGCCCGCTCAGCGACCGGCTGCGCGTGGTGCGCACCGACGCCCGTGGGCACGGGGAGTCGGCGGTGGTGGACGGGCCGTGGACGGTGGCCGACCTGGGGCGCGACGTGCTCGAGCTGCTCGACGAGCTCGGGGTCGCTCGCGCGCACCTGGTCGGGCTGTCCCTGGGTGGGGCCACGGCGCAGTGGATCGCGGTGCACGCCCCCGAGCGGGTGCACACGCTCAGCCTGCTGTGCACCAGCGCGCACTGGCCGGACGTGCAGCCCTGGATCGACCGGGCCGCCGCGGTCCGGGCCGACGGGGTGGCCTCCATCGCGCCGGCGGTGGTCGGCCGCTGGTTCACCCCGGAGCTCGCCCAGCGGGACCCGGCCCTGGTGGCGTGGGCGCAGGCCATGGTTGCGAGCACCCCCGCCGAGGGCTACGCCACCGCGTGCGAGGCGCTGGCCACCTGGGACGGCCGCGCCGACCTCGGCCGCATCACCGCCCCGACCCTGGTGGTGGCCGGGGACCTGGATCCCGCGACCCCGCCGGCGATGCTGCGCGAGATCGCCGAGGGCGTCCCGGGTGCGGCGCTGCACGTGCTGCCGCGGGCCTCGCACCTGGCCAACCTGGAGCAGGCCGGCACCGTGACGGGGCTGCTGCTCGCGCACGTGCTGGGCCAGGGCTCCTACGAGCAGGGCCTGGCCACCCGCCGTGCGGTGCTGGGCGACGCGCACGTGGACCGGTCTCTGGCCGGGGTCACGCCGTTCACCGCGGGCTGGCAGGAGTTCATCACCCGGACCGCCTGGGGTGACGTGTGGAACCGGCCGGGCCTGGACCGCCGCACCCGCTCGATCATCACCCTGACCGCGCTGGTGGCGCTGGGGAACGAGCACGAGCTGGTCACGCACGTGCGGGCCGCGGTCACCAACGGGCTGACCGAGGACGAGATCGGCGAGGTGCTGCTGCACACCGCGGTCTACGCGGGCGTGCCGCGGAGCAACCGGGCCTTCGCCGTGGCGCAGGAGGCGCTGCACCCGACCGCGCCACCACTGTGA